Proteins found in one Thermodesulfobacteriota bacterium genomic segment:
- a CDS encoding HU family DNA-binding protein yields MAKKAMTKSQIADHLASKAGITKKTANQILEEIAKLAYKEAKNTFTLPGIGKLVLVRRKARKGRNPQTGAEITIPAKRVVKFRVAKACKDAVLGG; encoded by the coding sequence ATGGCCAAAAAAGCAATGACAAAATCTCAAATAGCGGACCACCTGGCTAGCAAGGCTGGGATAACAAAAAAGACCGCCAACCAAATTCTGGAAGAGATTGCGAAGCTCGCTTACAAAGAAGCTAAAAATACGTTTACCCTCCCTGGAATTGGCAAACTGGTCCTAGTCAGACGAAAGGCTCGTAAGGGAAGAAACCCCCAGACCGGTGCGGAGATCACCATACCGGCTAAGAGGGTAGTTAAATTCAGGGTAGCAAAAGCCTGTAAGGATGCAGTCCTGGGTGGTTAA
- a CDS encoding aminodeoxychorismate/anthranilate synthase component II, which translates to MILMIDNYDSFTYNLVHYLGELGEKVLVFRNDKITLEEVGKLNPDMVVVSPGPCTPKEAGISVDLIKEFSGRLPILGVCLGHQSIGYAFGGNIVRAERLLHGKTSMIYHDGKGIYEGVPNPFEATRYHSLLVERESLPDELEVTAWTDKDEIMGIRHKEHLIEGVQFHPESILTKHGKDLLRNFIRMVKRK; encoded by the coding sequence GTGATTTTGATGATAGATAACTACGATTCCTTCACCTATAATCTCGTCCATTACCTGGGCGAGCTTGGGGAGAAGGTCCTGGTCTTTAGGAATGATAAGATTACGCTCGAAGAGGTAGGGAAACTCAATCCGGATATGGTAGTGGTCTCACCCGGCCCCTGCACTCCAAAGGAAGCCGGTATATCGGTGGACTTAATAAAGGAGTTTTCGGGAAGGCTTCCTATCCTGGGAGTGTGCCTTGGGCATCAGTCGATCGGTTATGCCTTTGGCGGGAATATTGTAAGGGCGGAGAGACTCCTTCACGGCAAAACCTCCATGATATACCATGACGGCAAAGGGATTTATGAGGGCGTGCCCAATCCCTTCGAGGCAACCAGGTACCATTCACTCTTGGTGGAGAGAGAATCGCTCCCCGATGAATTGGAGGTCACCGCCTGGACGGATAAGGATGAGATAATGGGAATAAGACATAAAGAGCACTTAATCGAGGGCGTTCAATTCCATCCCGAATCCATTCTCACGAAACACGGGAAAGACCTGCTCAGGAATTTTATCAGGATGGTAAAAAGAAAGTAA
- the ilvD gene encoding dihydroxy-acid dehydratase, which yields MRKKLQLKREDSRREHSAIVVEGPDRAPSRAMLRAVGFKDEDFKKPVVGIASTWSMVTPCNMHIDKLALEAGRGVDNSGGKSIIFNTITVSDGISMGTPGMRYSLVSREVIADSIETVAGAEGFDGIVAIGGCDKNMPGCVMAMARLNRPSVFVYGGTIMPGIYCGRPVDVVSVFEAVGAHASKTINDEELRSIETCAIPGPGSCGGMYTANTMASAIEALGMSLPNSSAQAAISHEKNMDCLNAGSTVVNLIQRGIRPLDIMTKKAFENAITVVISLGGSTNAVLHLLAMAHTAGVKITLDDFTRIGKRTPVLADLKPSGKYFMSQFCEIGGLTPLMKRLLDKGLLHGDCLTVTGRNVEENLKHAGPYPRGQEIVSSFDNPIKKDSHIVILRGNLAPEGAVAKITGKEGLTFTGKAIVFDSEEASLKAILEGKVKKGHVIVIRYEGPKGGPGMREMLSPTSAIMGRGLGNDVALITDGRFSGGTHGFVVGHITPEAWDGGVIAVVNNGDTITIDARKREINLEVSRNEIKKRLAAWKRPWPKATRGVLAKYAKLVASASEGAVTDKNL from the coding sequence TTGAGAAAGAAGCTCCAACTAAAAAGAGAAGATAGCCGGAGAGAGCATTCGGCGATAGTTGTGGAGGGGCCTGATCGTGCTCCAAGTCGGGCAATGTTGAGAGCGGTCGGTTTCAAAGACGAGGATTTCAAGAAACCGGTTGTAGGGATTGCCTCCACCTGGAGTATGGTCACACCTTGCAATATGCACATAGACAAGCTGGCGCTCGAGGCGGGGCGAGGGGTAGACAACTCCGGCGGTAAATCGATTATTTTCAACACCATCACTGTTTCTGACGGAATCTCCATGGGAACCCCGGGTATGCGTTATTCGCTTGTTTCCCGGGAAGTAATCGCCGATTCAATCGAGACGGTGGCCGGCGCGGAGGGTTTTGATGGAATCGTAGCCATAGGCGGCTGTGATAAAAACATGCCGGGTTGTGTTATGGCTATGGCCCGTCTCAACCGTCCCTCTGTCTTTGTCTACGGCGGTACCATTATGCCGGGCATTTATTGCGGAAGACCGGTTGACGTCGTATCCGTTTTCGAGGCTGTGGGTGCTCATGCCAGTAAAACGATCAATGACGAGGAGCTTAGGTCCATAGAGACATGCGCTATTCCCGGGCCGGGGTCCTGTGGCGGTATGTATACCGCAAATACCATGGCATCGGCAATCGAGGCGCTGGGCATGAGTCTCCCCAATAGCTCGGCTCAGGCGGCTATATCCCATGAAAAAAATATGGATTGTCTGAACGCTGGCTCCACTGTGGTCAATCTAATACAGAGGGGTATCAGACCACTGGATATAATGACCAAGAAGGCGTTCGAGAATGCTATAACCGTCGTTATTTCTTTGGGCGGTTCGACAAATGCGGTTCTTCATCTTCTGGCCATGGCTCATACAGCGGGCGTGAAGATTACGCTTGACGATTTTACCCGAATCGGAAAAAGGACGCCGGTGCTGGCTGATCTCAAACCGAGCGGGAAGTACTTCATGTCTCAATTTTGCGAGATCGGCGGGCTGACACCGTTGATGAAAAGGCTTCTGGACAAGGGGTTACTCCACGGGGATTGCCTGACCGTTACTGGAAGGAATGTGGAAGAAAATCTAAAACATGCCGGACCTTACCCTAGAGGACAGGAGATTGTTTCCTCTTTTGATAATCCCATAAAAAAGGACAGCCATATTGTGATACTTCGAGGAAACCTAGCTCCGGAGGGGGCAGTGGCAAAAATAACCGGCAAAGAAGGACTCACCTTCACCGGAAAGGCGATAGTTTTTGATTCCGAAGAGGCATCACTAAAGGCCATCCTGGAAGGAAAGGTTAAAAAGGGTCACGTCATCGTGATACGTTATGAAGGACCTAAGGGGGGCCCGGGAATGCGGGAAATGCTGAGTCCGACCTCAGCAATAATGGGTAGGGGCTTGGGTAATGATGTTGCCCTGATTACTGATGGAAGATTTTCCGGAGGAACCCACGGATTTGTCGTAGGGCACATTACTCCGGAGGCCTGGGACGGCGGTGTTATTGCCGTTGTCAATAACGGCGATACCATAACCATAGATGCCCGGAAGAGAGAGATTAACTTGGAAGTATCGAGAAACGAGATTAAAAAAAGGCTCGCCGCTTGGAAGAGACCCTGGCCTAAAGCTACTCGAGGTGTCCTGGCCAAATATGCAAAGCTTGTGGCCTCGGCTTCGGAGGGTGCGGTGACGGATAAGAATCTCTGA
- the trpE gene encoding anthranilate synthase component I — MIYPTFPEFKEKLKHGNLVPVWAEILADFDTPVSALKKIESGDYAFLLESVEGGEKWGRYSFIGTEPSVVFRSKGKLIEIIQDGKKEGKEGNPIDSLRELLSRYRPVVSSDLPRFHGGAVGYFGYDVVRFVERLPEIGKDELNLWDSVFLVTDSVLVFDNINHKIKIISNAYVPGTSDAKSAYNQALEKIEGIIQKLRTPVSPYRENKAKGKRTTEKVIPSNFKSNFEPKKFMEAVKKTKEYIQAGDIIQAVISQRWKTKLDVSPFDLYRALRVLNPSPYMFYLKMGDDFLVGSSPEVMVRVEGKRVENRPIAGTRPRGRNEKEDEELEKELLSDPKERAEHIMLVDLARNDLGRVAEVGTVKVDELMIVERYSHVMHIVSNVIAELAQGKDAFDVIKATFPAGTLSGAPKVRAMEIIEEMEPSRRGAYGGAVGYFSFSGNMDTCITIRTFVIKDGEVYIQAGAGIVADSDPKREYEETVNKVKALIRAVEMVKKGL, encoded by the coding sequence ATGATTTACCCTACGTTTCCTGAATTCAAAGAGAAACTGAAGCATGGAAATCTGGTGCCGGTCTGGGCCGAAATACTGGCCGATTTTGATACTCCGGTGTCGGCTTTGAAGAAGATCGAGAGCGGGGACTATGCATTTCTGCTGGAGAGCGTCGAGGGTGGTGAGAAGTGGGGACGGTATAGCTTTATTGGAACTGAGCCGTCGGTAGTATTCCGGTCTAAGGGAAAACTCATAGAGATAATACAAGATGGAAAGAAGGAGGGTAAGGAAGGTAACCCAATCGATTCTCTGAGGGAGCTTCTCTCCCGGTATCGTCCGGTGGTTTCCTCGGACCTGCCCCGGTTTCATGGCGGGGCGGTGGGATATTTTGGATATGACGTAGTAAGGTTTGTGGAGAGGCTTCCGGAAATCGGCAAGGATGAGCTCAATCTTTGGGATTCGGTCTTTCTAGTAACCGACTCGGTATTGGTGTTCGACAACATAAACCACAAGATAAAAATAATATCAAACGCCTACGTTCCCGGCACCTCCGATGCAAAGAGCGCTTACAACCAGGCACTCGAAAAGATAGAAGGAATTATTCAGAAGCTTCGCACTCCAGTTTCACCGTATAGAGAGAATAAAGCTAAGGGTAAGAGAACAACGGAGAAGGTAATTCCCTCAAATTTTAAGTCAAACTTCGAGCCTAAAAAGTTTATGGAGGCGGTGAAGAAAACAAAGGAGTATATACAGGCAGGCGATATTATTCAGGCTGTAATCTCGCAGAGATGGAAAACGAAGCTGGATGTCTCACCTTTTGACTTATACCGGGCGCTAAGGGTGCTGAACCCGTCGCCCTACATGTTTTACCTCAAGATGGGCGATGATTTTCTGGTAGGGTCATCTCCGGAGGTCATGGTCAGGGTTGAAGGGAAAAGGGTAGAAAACCGCCCCATCGCCGGGACCAGGCCGAGAGGGAGAAACGAAAAGGAAGATGAAGAGCTGGAAAAGGAGCTGCTTTCCGACCCAAAAGAAAGAGCGGAGCACATCATGTTAGTTGACCTGGCCAGGAACGACTTAGGTAGAGTGGCGGAGGTCGGAACGGTAAAGGTGGATGAACTTATGATCGTCGAGAGATATTCGCATGTCATGCATATAGTCTCGAATGTGATTGCCGAGCTGGCTCAAGGAAAGGACGCCTTTGATGTCATAAAGGCTACCTTTCCCGCCGGGACGCTTTCCGGCGCTCCAAAGGTCAGGGCTATGGAGATAATCGAAGAGATGGAACCGAGCAGAAGGGGAGCTTATGGCGGCGCAGTCGGATACTTTAGCTTCTCGGGCAACATGGATACATGCATTACCATCAGGACGTTTGTCATAAAGGACGGCGAGGTTTATATTCAAGCAGGTGCGGGAATTGTGGCCGATTCGGACCCCAAAAGAGAGTATGAAGAGACGGTAAACAAGGTGAAGGCTCTAATCAGGGCGGTGGAGATGGTGAAGAAAGGACTCTAA
- a CDS encoding ABC transporter permease, whose translation MTKHLTKLIIFYLIIIGAWQGLAFLKIWPEYIFPSPLGVLKTLITGFEDKTFIIGILVSMKRILIGYGISIVFGLLIGLLIGRIKTLDETLGTLVLGLQALPSICWLPIALLWFGLSETAMQAIVILGSLFSIIIGADTGVKNVPPIYVRAAKTMGARGIQLYTKVIIPAALPSVISGFKQGWSFAWRSLMAAELLYVGLGLGHLLMMGRELNDMNQVIAVMIVIIIIGVVVDRFIFAKIENKVRERWGLAG comes from the coding sequence AAATTAATTATCTTCTATCTTATTATTATAGGAGCATGGCAGGGTTTGGCTTTCCTGAAAATTTGGCCCGAATATATCTTCCCCTCTCCACTCGGAGTTCTCAAAACGCTCATAACCGGGTTTGAAGATAAGACATTCATAATCGGTATTCTAGTAAGCATGAAGCGTATTCTCATAGGTTATGGCATCTCTATTGTGTTCGGATTGTTGATAGGCCTTCTCATAGGAAGAATAAAGACTCTCGACGAAACACTGGGCACTTTAGTTCTGGGGCTTCAAGCGCTCCCGAGCATCTGCTGGCTTCCCATTGCTCTGCTATGGTTTGGACTAAGCGAGACAGCTATGCAGGCAATAGTAATTCTGGGGTCGCTCTTCTCGATTATTATTGGCGCTGATACCGGAGTGAAAAACGTCCCTCCCATTTACGTAAGAGCGGCTAAAACAATGGGGGCTAGAGGAATTCAATTATACACAAAAGTCATCATACCGGCAGCGCTCCCATCCGTCATTAGCGGATTCAAACAGGGCTGGTCTTTTGCGTGGCGCTCGCTGATGGCCGCAGAGCTTCTTTATGTCGGCCTTGGCCTCGGCCATCTACTGATGATGGGCCGCGAACTAAACGACATGAATCAGGTCATAGCCGTGATGATCGTAATAATCATAATCGGTGTGGTGGTGGATAGATTTATTTTTGCGAAAATAGAAAACAAGGTAAGAGAGAGATGGGGATTGGCCGGATGA
- a CDS encoding Rieske 2Fe-2S domain-containing protein, which produces MSKPSFRKVATIDEIPLGQGKLVMGPFDKPIALFNVSGEFYAINYICPHMGGPLGEGKLTGYVVACPWHGWTFDVRTGLPDHPGGHSVSAYQVKVEGNDVYVGWLKRVKD; this is translated from the coding sequence ATGTCCAAACCAAGCTTCAGAAAAGTAGCAACAATTGACGAAATCCCTTTGGGGCAAGGGAAATTGGTAATGGGCCCCTTCGATAAACCCATTGCGCTCTTTAACGTTAGCGGGGAATTCTATGCAATCAATTACATCTGCCCGCACATGGGCGGTCCACTAGGAGAGGGAAAACTGACCGGATATGTTGTCGCTTGCCCCTGGCACGGGTGGACCTTTGATGTGAGAACAGGCCTTCCCGACCATCCCGGCGGCCATTCGGTATCGGCCTACCAGGTTAAGGTTGAGGGTAATGACGTCTATGTAGGATGGTTGAAGAGGGTAAAGGACTGA
- the ilvA gene encoding threonine ammonia-lyase, with product MRADSNNKSMVTIRDIRRALKRLKNVVYKTPITYSYSLSELSGASVFLKLENLQRTGSFKIRGAYNKLQKLYGSTRKVIAASAGNHAQGVALAAKLLGMKASVVMPEGTPINKILAVKRHGAEVFLYGKTFDDAYNYAKQLGEESGDVFIHPFDDPDIIAGQGTIGLEVSESLKNVEVVFVPVGGGGLISGVAIAIKEMHPRARIIGVQSKSAPSMSLSIKKGTVVETISAHTLADGIAIKKVGVLTLEIAKKYVDDVLTVDDDEIEDALLLLTEKKRIVVEGAGAVGLAGLLKNKKKFHKKSVLIVVSGGNIDINILAKIIDRGLIKNGRFLRLVVELPDIPGSLGRLASLLGAVKANIVQIYHDRASSDLPIDRADVEISLETKSFEHQKEIIKLLRENGYLPVEKA from the coding sequence ATGCGTGCGGATTCCAACAATAAATCGATGGTTACGATAAGAGACATCCGACGAGCGCTAAAAAGGTTAAAAAATGTAGTATACAAAACCCCCATTACCTATTCCTATTCCCTGAGTGAGCTTTCGGGAGCTAGTGTATTTCTAAAATTGGAAAACCTTCAGAGGACCGGCTCGTTCAAGATCAGGGGTGCATATAACAAGCTTCAGAAGCTATACGGAAGCACACGAAAGGTGATTGCGGCTTCGGCGGGTAATCACGCCCAGGGAGTGGCGCTCGCCGCAAAGCTACTGGGGATGAAGGCAAGTGTGGTGATGCCCGAAGGAACCCCGATCAATAAAATACTGGCGGTTAAACGCCATGGTGCGGAGGTGTTCCTTTATGGAAAAACTTTCGATGACGCTTATAACTATGCTAAACAGCTCGGGGAAGAATCGGGAGATGTTTTTATTCATCCCTTTGACGACCCGGATATAATCGCCGGCCAGGGGACTATAGGGCTCGAAGTCAGCGAGTCCCTGAAGAATGTAGAAGTGGTATTCGTCCCGGTTGGTGGCGGGGGGTTAATTTCTGGAGTAGCTATAGCGATTAAAGAAATGCATCCCCGAGCCAGGATTATAGGGGTTCAGTCAAAGAGCGCACCTTCTATGTCTCTTTCGATCAAAAAGGGGACGGTGGTTGAGACCATCTCCGCACATACTCTGGCCGATGGAATTGCCATCAAGAAGGTCGGAGTTCTTACTCTTGAAATAGCGAAGAAATACGTCGATGATGTGCTGACAGTGGATGACGACGAAATCGAGGATGCGCTTCTTTTGCTGACCGAAAAGAAGAGAATAGTGGTAGAAGGCGCGGGGGCTGTCGGCCTGGCCGGGCTTTTGAAAAACAAAAAGAAGTTTCACAAAAAGAGTGTGTTGATTGTGGTAAGTGGGGGAAATATAGATATAAATATACTGGCTAAAATCATAGATAGGGGGCTTATAAAAAACGGCAGATTCTTAAGACTCGTGGTAGAGCTACCGGATATCCCAGGGTCCCTGGGAAGGTTAGCATCTTTACTGGGCGCGGTAAAAGCAAATATTGTCCAGATTTATCACGACAGGGCTTCGAGTGACCTGCCGATTGATAGAGCGGATGTAGAAATAAGCCTGGAAACAAAGAGTTTCGAACATCAAAAAGAGATTATTAAACTCCTCAGAGAAAACGGATATCTACCCGTAGAAAAAGCGTGA
- a CDS encoding porin — translation MKIERALQIAKREWRNIRVFLQKISFWRSGVTVVIAVFVIQFCELNSHAQSTSAQIQELKKQIEAIQQQNQQQIEELRKKIEELEAQKAADQEKIEELATKKEEEDKDAWWKKVEVGYKKLGDGFTIKSKDGLFSLRTRLRTQFQFSINDTDDEDVATDFNVRRFRLLFDGNAFTPWLLYYLQISADNNGSFSLLDAYFDFAYNTMFVPRPGQYKVPFNREFLNSTSELQLVERSIVNDEFSYSRSRGASIYGVLGNFITYGAGVFNGNGTNGASVDSNMLYAGRIMLTPCCGELKYANSSFPSGGDYKIEPNFGGNKPLFAIGVAAAGIPGLNIARKVPSGAIEDRFENIFGAEDTGTADVFSLTADANFKWSIFSIEGEFDYRNISPDESGFDDVNDYGVRVQSGIFLIPDFIEIAGRYAQIWYDTDVEGPDTSWQLTPGINFYLSKSHKYKVQLDYSFIRNEFTDSDDIDENIFRAQLQLYF, via the coding sequence ATGAAAATAGAAAGAGCACTTCAAATTGCAAAAAGAGAGTGGCGGAATATAAGGGTTTTCCTCCAGAAAATTAGTTTTTGGAGAAGCGGGGTAACAGTAGTTATTGCGGTATTTGTTATACAGTTCTGTGAATTAAACTCGCACGCACAATCTACTAGTGCTCAGATACAAGAGCTCAAGAAGCAGATTGAGGCAATCCAGCAGCAAAACCAGCAGCAAATCGAGGAGCTCAGGAAAAAGATAGAGGAGCTAGAGGCTCAAAAAGCGGCCGACCAAGAGAAGATAGAGGAACTGGCTACCAAGAAAGAAGAAGAGGACAAGGATGCCTGGTGGAAGAAAGTAGAGGTAGGATATAAAAAACTGGGAGACGGTTTTACCATTAAGTCCAAGGATGGACTCTTTTCATTAAGGACGAGGCTCCGCACCCAGTTCCAATTTTCTATAAATGATACGGACGATGAAGATGTAGCTACGGATTTTAATGTAAGAAGGTTTAGGCTCTTATTCGATGGTAACGCCTTTACACCCTGGTTACTTTATTACCTTCAAATAAGCGCCGATAACAATGGGTCATTTTCACTCCTGGATGCCTATTTTGACTTCGCTTACAATACCATGTTCGTTCCAAGACCAGGTCAATACAAGGTTCCATTTAACAGAGAGTTCTTGAATTCTACATCCGAACTTCAGCTCGTGGAAAGGTCGATTGTGAACGATGAGTTTTCATACAGCCGTAGCAGAGGTGCCTCGATTTACGGAGTGCTGGGGAATTTTATCACATACGGTGCAGGAGTGTTTAACGGAAATGGAACAAATGGGGCTAGTGTCGATTCCAACATGCTCTATGCGGGAAGGATAATGCTCACCCCTTGCTGCGGAGAGCTGAAGTATGCTAATTCTTCTTTCCCCTCAGGCGGAGATTACAAGATAGAGCCAAACTTTGGTGGGAATAAGCCCCTTTTCGCTATTGGTGTTGCTGCGGCGGGTATACCCGGGCTCAATATTGCGCGAAAAGTACCGAGTGGAGCCATAGAGGATAGGTTCGAGAATATATTCGGCGCTGAGGATACGGGAACAGCCGATGTGTTTTCACTTACTGCGGATGCTAACTTCAAGTGGTCCATTTTCAGCATAGAGGGAGAATTTGACTATAGAAATATATCTCCTGATGAATCTGGTTTTGACGATGTAAACGACTATGGTGTTAGGGTACAGTCGGGTATTTTTTTAATTCCTGACTTTATAGAGATCGCCGGCAGATACGCCCAGATTTGGTATGACACCGACGTGGAGGGACCAGATACATCATGGCAGCTAACCCCGGGGATAAATTTTTATTTGTCTAAGAGCCACAAGTATAAAGTACAACTAGACTACTCGTTCATCAGGAATGAATTTACGGACAGCGATGATATAGATGAGAATATATTCAGGGCTCAGCTTCAACTTTATTTTTAG
- the coaBC gene encoding bifunctional phosphopantothenoylcysteine decarboxylase/phosphopantothenate--cysteine ligase CoaBC, with protein sequence MSRISGKNIVLGVTGGIAAYKACELVRRLMREGASVQVVMTKNAAQFVSPLTFQTLSGKRVAMKTFDLEWESEIGHISLADRADLVVIAPATAAFIGKAASGMADNLLTTVLLATRATVMICPAMNVNMYSNPVVQENMEKLKRRGFVLVEPDEGDLACGWEGKGRLPEVGRIMEEIERLLSPKDLSGERVLVTAGATREFIDSIRFISNPSSGKMGYALARAGWMRGADVLLISAKTDVEPPSGVSLINVVTVSEMHEAVMSNLGWSSVVIKAAAVGDYRPVETFPGKLKKNSKEIHLKLERTLDILLDVGKNKNGRIVVGFAAEGENVVENALGKLRKKNADLIVANDIHRPGAGFGQDTNIVCFVDRWGKVEELPLMTKAEIADKIFDKILEFRKGNPIQGGR encoded by the coding sequence ATGTCTAGAATCTCAGGAAAAAATATAGTTCTTGGTGTTACCGGCGGAATTGCCGCGTATAAGGCATGTGAGTTGGTTAGGAGACTGATGAGAGAAGGCGCCTCGGTACAGGTAGTTATGACCAAGAACGCTGCTCAGTTTGTTTCACCCCTCACTTTTCAGACGCTTTCCGGGAAGCGCGTGGCCATGAAAACCTTCGACCTGGAGTGGGAATCGGAGATAGGCCATATTAGCCTTGCAGATAGAGCGGACTTAGTAGTAATCGCTCCGGCTACTGCGGCCTTCATCGGAAAAGCCGCATCCGGTATGGCAGATAATCTTCTCACAACGGTCCTTCTGGCCACGCGGGCAACTGTGATGATTTGCCCGGCTATGAATGTAAACATGTACAGCAATCCTGTCGTCCAAGAGAATATGGAGAAGTTGAAAAGACGCGGGTTCGTGTTGGTGGAACCGGATGAGGGTGACCTTGCCTGTGGGTGGGAAGGTAAGGGTAGGCTTCCGGAAGTAGGCCGAATTATGGAGGAAATAGAGAGGCTATTGTCTCCCAAGGATCTGAGCGGTGAAAGAGTACTGGTAACGGCCGGGGCAACCAGAGAGTTTATTGATTCTATCAGATTCATATCAAACCCCTCGAGTGGAAAAATGGGATATGCCCTAGCCCGGGCTGGATGGATGAGAGGGGCGGATGTGTTGTTGATATCGGCAAAAACCGATGTGGAACCACCATCCGGGGTAAGTTTAATCAATGTAGTCACGGTGTCAGAGATGCACGAAGCAGTGATGAGTAACCTCGGTTGGTCAAGCGTAGTAATAAAAGCAGCAGCCGTGGGGGATTACAGGCCCGTAGAAACTTTTCCGGGCAAGCTTAAGAAAAATTCTAAGGAAATCCATCTTAAATTGGAGCGTACACTGGATATTCTCCTCGACGTCGGTAAAAATAAGAATGGCCGAATCGTTGTTGGATTCGCCGCGGAAGGAGAAAACGTGGTAGAAAATGCCTTGGGGAAACTGAGAAAAAAGAATGCGGACCTGATTGTGGCAAACGACATACATAGACCGGGGGCCGGGTTTGGCCAGGATACAAACATAGTATGCTTTGTTGACAGATGGGGGAAGGTTGAAGAGCTTCCTCTTATGACCAAGGCGGAGATAGCGGATAAGATATTCGATAAAATACTGGAGTTCAGGAAGGGAAACCCTATTCAGGGGGGCCGATAA
- a CDS encoding DUF6789 family protein, whose translation MDQVVKTIFAGLLGTGGMSFAMWLITRSGVANADMIRAIGSIFTHSYENSFKPGLIIHLVTGTLIAFIYILLINLLSPTSIAYFILTGAMIGLFHGVAFSFLLVVSVAEHHPLERFREAGSEVAVAHLVGHIIYGLIVGTVVGLLNIKFF comes from the coding sequence ATGGATCAAGTAGTTAAGACTATTTTTGCGGGACTACTGGGAACAGGTGGAATGAGTTTTGCAATGTGGCTTATTACCCGTTCCGGAGTGGCAAACGCAGATATGATAAGAGCTATAGGAAGCATATTCACCCATTCCTATGAGAACTCTTTTAAGCCAGGATTAATCATACATCTGGTTACCGGAACCCTTATCGCTTTCATCTACATTTTGCTTATTAATCTTTTATCCCCTACCTCCATAGCCTATTTTATTCTCACCGGGGCAATGATCGGGCTCTTTCACGGTGTTGCTTTCAGCTTTCTCTTGGTAGTTTCCGTGGCCGAACATCATCCCCTGGAAAGATTTCGTGAGGCTGGCTCGGAAGTAGCCGTTGCTCATCTGGTAGGACACATAATATACGGTCTTATAGTGGGCACGGTGGTGGGGCTTTTGAACATCAAATTCTTCTAA
- a CDS encoding response regulator, whose protein sequence is MAKVLVVEDDESLRNLYSKSLRLKNFKVETANDGADALVKVGLFRPDVIILDIFMPELDGIEVLKILKADPEFKKIPILMLTTASEIRTIKECLERGATGYIVKGGSPEDIVKKINNIIGPPE, encoded by the coding sequence ATGGCCAAGGTATTAGTCGTTGAAGATGATGAGTCCCTGAGAAATCTTTACAGTAAAAGTCTAAGACTCAAAAATTTCAAGGTTGAGACTGCTAATGACGGCGCAGATGCCTTGGTAAAAGTAGGCCTTTTCCGGCCCGATGTTATTATTCTCGATATCTTCATGCCCGAATTAGACGGAATAGAAGTCCTCAAGATTCTTAAGGCAGACCCGGAATTCAAAAAGATCCCTATATTGATGTTGACGACCGCTTCCGAGATAAGAACAATTAAAGAGTGCCTGGAAAGAGGGGCTACCGGTTATATCGTAAAGGGAGGTTCCCCGGAAGATATAGTAAAGAAGATCAACAACATTATCGGCCCCCCTGAATAG